A genomic window from Lycium barbarum isolate Lr01 chromosome 4, ASM1917538v2, whole genome shotgun sequence includes:
- the LOC132636907 gene encoding probable disease resistance protein At1g61190: MDAFLGKFVDFGVNKFKSIHDFNENLETLERNVKLLSDRAFDVKTNVENRERSGKKKRKREVGSWFDEVKKVEKRLHALKEEVARGKKNGGALEKMNGRVGELLEQSKHFGTLVHDMYEPEECLLLAPQVHEEKSKQNLEVIWTWLHVENVSSIGIYGMGGVGKTTLAKHIHNRLVNEVRYHVRWVTVSQGFSIKRLQDDLAKIVNLDLSDEVDEQIRAAKLYRAFKEWKNIVIILDDVWNRLCLEKLGNPLGVEGCRLILTTRSREVCEKMGCKKLFEVKKLNTNDAWELFKKSLGDETVLSPDIEPYAKSMARRCKGLPLGLITLAGSMRGVTDIRGWRNALKEFPDDMESDVFKVLQYSYDRLRDTTMQECFLYCALYPEDFVIDRDELIGRFIMEGLVKGDSRQEEFDQGHTILNKLVKLCLLEATTTFKREHVKMHDLLREMALRITNVKPRYMVRAGIGPQLPEEQDWTFDMHKVSFIKSEIKGIPEDMAPNCPTLSTLLFYNCSLRSIPESFFQHMNNLQVLDLSGNSELMDLPSCISNLGSLRALLLRGCNELRSVPPLGKLKSLRVLDLHRTGIKEVPQGMGNLVKLKYLDMGRIDLKELPKEILPKLSHLQSLKIPECINAQAEDLASLELLEEFEGRFCDLHNFNKFMTSRRNYEKDWQYHICVGPNSAFPYSVPNHTIKERSVVVRYFTIEAGGGEAPTSIILPHCIDILDISNCNGLSSCLVDNFLSRTTLRGLNCNIEHCDDIEWIINVPSGRNTTTDPHCICFDSLRVEFLPNLVGLCKGNIASHTFSGLTELIIFECHKMKKLFPRAILQDLKNLEKLVVHWCEEMEEIIGEEATDQDGSSQLGTSSDILILPRLKELKLYGLPKLKRICEGKLICDSLEWMDFEHCSELKRLPFYAPTTNALPFPALREIGVEFNWWETLEWEQSHVKNLFQPYVTCPFGGAL, from the coding sequence ATGGACGCTTTTCTTGGGAAGTTTGTTGATTTTGGGGTAAATAAGTTCAAAAGTATCCATGACTTTAATGAGAATTTGGAAACTCTGGAAAGAAATGTAAAGCTATTATCAGATAGAGCATTCGATGTGAAGACAAATGTCGAGAATCGAGAGCGATctgggaagaagaagaggaaaagagaagTTGGTTCTTGGTTTGATGAGGTTAAGAAGGTCGAAAAAAGATTACATGCGTTAAAAGAAGAAGTAGCAAGAGGGAAGAAAAATGGAGGTGCTTTGGAGAAGATGAATGGAAGGGTTGGAGAACTTCTTGAGCAAAGTAAACATTTTGGAACGCTCGTACATGACATGTACGAGCCCGAGGAGTGTCTACTGTTGGCGCCTCAAGTTCACGaggaaaaatcaaaacaaaatttAGAAGTGATTTGGACGTGGTTACATGTTGAAAATGTCTCAAGCATCGGTATATATGGCATGGGAGGTGTGGGCAAAACGACTTTGGcaaagcatatacataatcgtcttGTTAATGAGGTTCGTTATCATGTCCGTTGGGTTACTGTTTCTCAGGGATTTAGCATCAAAAGATTACAAGACGATCTTGCCAAAATTGTAAATCTGGATCTTTCTGATGAGGTTGATGAGCAGATAAGGGCAGCCAAATTATACCGGGCATTCAAAGAATGGAAGAACATTGTTATCATATTGGATGATGTCTGGAATCGCCTCTGCTTGGAGAAGTTGGGTAACCCTCTTGGTGTGGAAGGCTGTAGACTAATTCTAACTACTCGCTCGCGTGAAGTCTGCGAAAAGATGGGTTGTAAGAAACTTTTCGAAGTGAAGAAACTCAACACTAATGATGCTTGGGAGTTGTTCAAGAAGAGTCTAGGAGACGAGACTGTGCTTAGTCCAGATATCGAGCCATATGCCAAATCCATGGCAAGAAGGTGCAAGGGCTTACCACTTGGGCTCATCACGTTGGCAGGAAGCATGAGAGGGGTGACTGATATAAGGGGGTGGAGGAATGCTTTGAAAGAATTTCCCGATGACATGGAAAGTGATGTCTTCAAGGTACTGCAGTATAGCTATGATCGGTTGAGAGATACAACTATGCAAGAGTGCTTCTTGTACTGTGCTTTGTATCCTGAGGATTTTGTAATTGATAGAGATGAACTAATTGGTAGATTTATCATGGAGGGACTGGTGAAGGGAGATAGTAGGCAAGAAGAGTTTGACCAGGGGCATACCATATTGAATAAACTAGTGAAGCTCTGCTTACTTGAAGCTACTACTACTTTTAAAAGAGAACACGTAAAGATGCATGATTTACTCAGGGAAATGGCGTTGCGGATCACTAATGTTAAACCAAGGTACATGGTAAGGGCTGGAATAGGACCGCAATTGCCGGAGGAGCAAGATTGGACATTCGATATGCATAAAGTCTCTTTTATCAAAAGCGAGATAAAAGGAATCCCTGAAGACATGGCACCCAATTGCCCCACATTATCAACCTTGCTTTTTTATAATTGTAGTTTGAGAAGTATCCCGGAATCTTTCTTTCAGCATATGAACAACCTCCAGGTACTCGACTTGAGCGGCAACTCCGAGCTTATGGATTTGCCGAGTTGCATTTCTAACTTGGGAAGTCTTAGAGCACTCTTGCTTCGAGGCTGTAATGAGCTCAGATCTGTGCCACCACTGGGAAAGCTCAAAAGTCTGAGGGTGTTAGATCTACATCGTACTGGTATCAAAGAAGTACCTCAAGGTATGGGAAACTTAGTCAAGCTTAAATATCTAGATATGGGTCGAATAGATCTTAAGGAACTGCCAAAGGAGATATTACCTAAACTGTCCCATCTTCAATCTCTCAAAATTCCTGAATGTATTAATGCACAAGCTGAAGACTTGGCCAGCTTGGAACTGCTCGAAGAATTCGAAGGCCGGTTCTGCGATTTGCATAACTTCAACAAGTTCATGACAAGTCGTCGTAACTATGAGAAAGATTGGCAGTATCACATATGTGTAGGGCCAAATTCGGCCTTTCCCTATAGCGTTCCAAATCATACAATCAAAGAAAGAAGTGTGGTTGTAAGATATTTCACCATTGAAGCAGGTGGAGGAGAAGCGCCAACATCAATTATTCTTCCACATTGCATTGACATTCTAGATATTAGTAACTGCAATGGGTTGAGTAGCTGCTTGGTGGACAATTTTCTGTCACGGACTACTTTAAGAGGCTTGAACTGCAACATCGAGCATTGTGATGACATAGAATGGATTATCAATGTGCCCTCTGGTAGAAATACTACTACAGACCCACACTGCATATGTTTCGATAGTCTGAGGGTTGAATTTTTGCCAAATCTTGTTGGGCTTTGTAAGGGAAATATTGCATCTCACACCTTCTCGGGTCTAACAGAATTGATTATCTTCGAGTGCCATAAGATGAAGAAGTTGTTTCCACGGGCTATCTTGCAGGATCTCAAAAACCTTGAAAAGCTTGTTGTACATTGGTGTGAAGAGATGGAAGAGATAATAGGAGAGGAAGCAACAGACCAAGATGGAAGTAGCCAATTAGGTACAAGTAGTGACATTCTCATCCTTCCAAGGCTAAAAGAGCTCAAACTGTACGGCCTGCCTAAATTGAAGAGAATCTGTGAGGGAAAACTCATCTGCGATTCCCTTGAATGGATGGACTTTGAACACTGCTCCGAGCTGAAGAGGCTGCCTTTCTATGCTCCCACTACAAATGCACTTCCTTTTCCAGCCCTTAGAGAAATCGGTGTTGAATTTAATTGGTGGGAAACATTGGAGTGGGAACAATCCCATGTCAAGAACCTCTTCCAACCTTACGTTACATGCCCCTTTGGAGGGGCTCTATAA